A genomic region of Colletotrichum destructivum chromosome 1, complete sequence contains the following coding sequences:
- a CDS encoding Putative armadillo-like helical, pumilio domain-containing protein: MTTTARPTGRYGSFPMANGQNEKQAPAVPPTFAASNLYSQNIWTSTYGGAKRDTRGPEDSFSGQPSGSSALRENSEAETWGQRPWNPDSQTRTASGSASPNRTRDSLHSTTSFFDNNAVGQGRSLINGRPKSYLEDDKENTAFAPSYNSPFDATYARQEKRGSKDNAYLSLGVVGAPSRDSSIPPSRQSDDSQHHSPPAFRDTFGYGHTPSNSITSSRPVIPGHSSSFPTQTTNNRAFMANGRQMDDADLASQFKKSLTLDEAQSLAAGAQNFQFNPVSQPWRGDVAATGDVYADAMAQYLPHNKRSSVVGASGGQYRVVASPKTFPPQSSDPWAQRQSPRDLRMVPDGDRRTPVPAFMQAQAPAFYPGPYYSPNFAGQYPPQMFDPYGRPSLPLPGYGLHMAPYSIPGVMPVRPGKDQDPGKGVRSLLLEEFRSSSKSNKRYELKDIYGHVVEFSGDQHGSRFIQQKLETANSDEKDQVFREIEPNAIQLMKDVFGNYVIQKFFEHGNQVQKKVLASQMKGKVVDLSMQMYACRVVQKALEHVLVEQQAELVKELEPEILKVVKDQNGNHVVQKIIELVPRQYIDFVMDSFRGQVSQLAAHMYACRVIQRMLEYGTEQDKETILAELHSSTQVLITDQYGNYVVQHIIEHGKSEDRSRIIQLVIAQLVTLSKHKFASNVVEKCIQYGTAEERKGIREQIISHAADGTSSLQLMMKDQYGNYVIQKLLNQLEGAEREAFVEEMRPQFNTLRKTSTSRQLAAIDRLIYATQTPPSKSGGSQADSTAPTPVLTMEPNSPQSSSPPSTSASAVGEVAEDDNHKISARGGVSLKVEVDEA, encoded by the exons ATGACGACCACC GCCCGGCCAACAGGTCGCTACGGAAGCTTCCCAATGGCAAACGGCCAGAACGAAAAGCAGGCCCCGGCCGTCCCTCccaccttcgccgcctcAAACCTCTATTCACAAAATATCTGGACCTCCACCTATGGCGGCGCCAAGAGAGACACTAGAG GCCCCGAAGACTCCTTCTCCGGACAGCCCTCCGGCTCCAGCGCCCTCAGAGAGAATTCGGAGGCCGAGACCTGGGGCCAGAGACCCTGGAACCCGGACAGCCAGACTCGGACCGCCTCCGGCAGCGCCTCTCCCAACCGTACCCGCGACAGCCTGCACAGCACCACTTCCTTCTTCGACAACAATGCCGTCGGCCAGGGACGTTCCCTCATTAACGGCCGCCCCAAGTCATACCTTGAGGATGACAAGGAGAACACGGCCTTCGCGCCCAGCTACAACAGCCCCTTTGACGCCACCTACGCGAGGCAGGAGAAGCGCGGCTCGAAAGACAATGCCTACCTGAgccttggcgtcgttggcgctCCCTCGAGAGACAGCAGCATCCCTCCCTCGCGTCAGTCGGACGATTCCCAGCACCACTCGCCCCCGGCCTTCCGAGACACATTTGGCTACGGCCACACGCCGAGCAACTCGATTACCTCGTCCCGCCCGGTCATCCCCGGCcactcttcctccttccccaCCCAGACCACCAACAACCGCGCCTTCATGGCGAACGGTAGACAaatggacgacgccgacttGGCCTCGCAGTTCAAGAAGTCCCTCAccctcgacgaagcccagagccttgccgccggcgcccagaACTTCCAGTTCAACCCCGTGTCCCAGCCCTGGAGGGGAGACGTCGCTGCTACCGGCGACGTCTACGCCGATGCCATGGCCCAATACCTCCCCCACAACAAGCGCAGCTCCGTCGTCGGTGCCTCGGGCGGCCAGTACCGCGTAGTAGCGAGCCCAAAGACATTCCCGCCCCAGTCGTCCGACCCCTGGGCCCAGAGGCAATCGCCCCGCGACCTGAGAATGGTCCCGGACGGTGACCGCCGGACGCCCGTCCCGGCCTTCATGCAAGCCCAGGCCCCCGCCTTCTACCCCGGCCCCTACTACAGCCCCAACTTCGCCGGCCAGTACCCTCCCCAGATGTTCGACCCCTACGGCAGGCCCTCGCTGCCTCTGCCAGGCTACGGTCTGCACATGGCGCCCTACTCCATCCCCGGCGTCATGCCTGTCCGGCCTGGCAAGGATCAGGACCCGGGCAAGGGCGTCCGGAGCCTGTTGCTGGAGGAGTTCAGGTCCAGCTCCAAGTCGAATAAACGGTATGAGCTCAAGGACATTTACGGCCACGTCGTCGAGTTCAGCGGCGACCAACATGGTTCAAGGTTTATCCAGCAGAAGCTCGAGACGGCCAATAGCGACGAGAAGGACCAGGTCTTCCGCGAGATCGAGCCCAACGCCATCCAGCTGATGAAGGACGTCTTTGGAAACTACGTCATCCAGAAATTTTTCGAGCACGGCAACCAGGTCCAGAAGAAGGTGCTGGCGTCGCAGATGAagggcaaggtcgtcgacctgtcgatgcagatgtaTGCTTGCAGGGTCGTGCAAAAG GCCCTTGAAcacgtcctcgtcgagcagcaggcGGAGCTGGTCAAGGAACTGGAGCCCGAGATCctcaaggtcgtcaaggaccaGAATGGCAACCACGTCGTACAGAAGATCATCGAGCTCGTTCCCCGCCAGTACATTGACTTCGTCATGGACTCGTTCCGCGGCCAGGTCAgccagctggctgcccaCATGTACGCCTGCCGCGTCATCCAGCGCATGCTCGAGTACGGCACGGAACAGGACAAGGAGACCATCCTGGCCGAGCTCCACAGCTCCACGCAGGTCCTCATCACCGACCAGTACGGTAACTATGTCGTGCAGCACATCATCGAGCACGGCAAGTCCGAGGACCGCTCGAGAATCATTCAGCTCGTCATTGCGCAGCTCGTCACCCTGTCCAAGCACAAGTTCGCGTccaacgtcgtcgagaagtGCATCCAGTACGGtaccgccgaggagcgcaAGGGTATCCGGGAGCAGATCATCTctcacgccgccgacggtaCCAGCTCGCTCCAGCTGATGATGAAGGACCAGTACGGAAACTACGTGATCCAGAAGCTGCTGAACCAGCTAGAGGGCGCTGAACGAGAGGCCTTTGTTGAGGAAATGAGGCCCCAGTTCAACACGCTGCGCAAGACGAGCACGAGCCGCCAGCTGGCGGCCATCGACAGGCTCATCTACGCGACGCAGACCCCCCCATCCAAGTCCGGAGGGTCCCAAGCCGACTCGACGGCCCCGACCCCGGTGCTGACGATGGAGCCCAACAGCCCGCAGAGCAGCAGCCCCCCCAGCACCAGTGccagcgccgtcggcgaggttgcGGAGGATGACAACCACAAGATCAGCGCCCGGGGCGGCGTCAGCCTCAAGGTGGAGGTAGACGAGGCCTAA
- a CDS encoding Putative sulfatase, alkaline-phosphatase-like, core domain superfamily — translation MAPSSQIPPPYEKPPKPNGLAVDKPNFIIFMPDQLRYDSLGCNGNKTVKTPNIDGFAAEGTRFTNCFVQASVCAQSRCSMFTGNYPHVSGHRSLENLIKPWEPNLFRSLRERGGYHVACLAPRGDTFAPAVTELSLDEYGFLETPEFVPRFASGGAGAEPEDKEDIWRRLFYKGLRNPSEAMDYDDAVVKGALKWLEHPPADKPWVLFMPLIFPHCPFQVEEPYFSMYDRSQMSKPTNPADKTGYEPRYMQLNRERYGTHRATPEIWAEVMATYYGMISRLDDQFGRVVERTKALGHWDSTVTLFFTDHGEYLGDHGMIEKWPSGVSDSLTHEPLLVGGAGLPRGVVYDEMCEMVDLVPTVLQLAGVGEHFPHCGASLASVLASAGRDGRTGLPLRHKEFAFTEGGFLASEEPLLEQAPYPYDIKAALQHEDTTVAGKAVACRDRRWTFVYRLYEPAELYDRAGDPGELHNLAEVGEYADVRRRMEGVVLRWMVASSDFLPWQKDPRFPAVEMESVAEQFRKRGGVLEGDGVKG, via the exons ATGGCGCCCTCCTCTCAGATCCCCCCTCCTTATGAGAAGCCCCCCAAGCCCAATGGTCTGGCGGTGGACAAGCCCaacttcatcatcttcatgcCGGACCAGCTCCGCTACGACTCGCTGGGCTGCAACGGGAACAAG ACGGTCAAGACGCCCAACATTGACGGcttcgcggccgagggcacGCGGTTCACCAACTGCTTCGTCCAGGCGTCGGTGTGCGCGCAGTCGCGCTGCAGCATGTTCACGGGCAACTACCCGCACGTGTCGGGCCACCGGTCGCTCGAGAACCTCATCAAGCCGTGGGAGCCCAACCTGTTCCGCTCGCTGCGGGAGAGGGGCGGGTACCACGTCGCGTGCCTCGCGCCGCGGGGGGACACCTTCGCGCCGGCGGTGACGGAGCTGTCGCTGGACGAGTACGGGTTCCTCGAGACGCCCGAGTTCGTCCCGCGGTTcgcgagcggcggcgccggggccgagcccgaggacaaggaggacATCTGGAGGCGGCTGTTCTACAAGGGGCTGCGGAACCCGTCCGAGGCGATGGACTacgacgacgccgtggtCAAGGGCGCGCTGAAGTGGCTGGAGCACCCGCCGGCCGACAAGCCGTGGGTGCTGTTCATGCCGCTGATCTTCCCGCACTGCCCGTTCCAGGTGGAGGAGCCGTACTTCTCCATGTACGACCGGAGCCAGATGAGCAAGCCCACGAACCCGGCCGACAAG ACGGGCTATGAGCCGCGGTATATGCAGCTCAACCGCGAGCGGTACGGCACGCACAGGGCGACGCCCGAGATCTGGGCCGAGGTGATGGCGACGTACTACGGCATGATCTCGCGGCTGGATGACCAGTTCGGGCGGGTGGTGGAGCGCACCAAGGCGCTGGGCCACTGGGACTCGACGGTGACGCTCTTCTTCACGGACCACGGCGAGTACCTCGGCGACCACGGCATGATCGAGAAGTGGCCGTCCGGGGTGTCGGACTCGCTGACGCACGAgccgctcctcgtcggcggcgcggggcTGCCGCGGGGCGTGGTGTACGACGAGATGTGCGAGATGGTGGACCTCGTGCCGACGGTGCTCCAGCTCGCCGGGGTCGGGGAGCACTTCCCGCACTGCGGGGCGTCGCTCGCGTCGGTGCTCGCGTCGGCGGGGCGGGACGGGCGCACGGGGCTGCCGCTGCGGCACAAGGAGTTCGCCTTCACGGAGGGCGGGTTCCTGGCGAGCGAGGAGCCGCTGCTGGAGCAGGCGCCGTACCCGTACGACATCAAGGCGGCGCTGCAGCACGAGGACACGACGGTGGCGGGCAAGGCCGTGGCGTGCCGCGACAGGCGGTGGACGTTCGTGTACCGGCTGTACGAGCCGGCGGAGCTCTACGACCGCGCGGGGGACCCGGGCGAGCTGCACAAcctggccgaggtcggcgagtACGCGGACGTGAGGAGGCGGATGGAAGGGGTGGTGCTGCGGTGGATGGTCGCGAGCAGCGACTTCTTGCCGTGGCAGAAGGACCCGCGGTTCCCGGCCGTGGAGATGGAGAGCGTCGCCGAGCAGTTCCGGAAGAGGGGCGGCGTCTTGGAGGGGGACGGGGTCAAGGGGTGA
- a CDS encoding Putative Coiled-coil domain-containing protein, whose amino-acid sequence MQPARLTFLYPHLFRTIRVADGTAAANASRSSSSSPCRRRATAEVRRRGYAAFAPTPGAQQSGFAPRHGKGIEPATTMTKATTTTTVASPGQAAVGASKGDTDDGLDPQGGQSAATKKTMASSPPPPSLSPSSTPSQTSSQTGEAEEADEAKAAKQEARDQAKKSGPLEAILHMGPPEEVAKQHPPMSPTPYVHHFDSYSLVKDLERGGYSKEQSITLMKAIRAILAQNLDVAQESLVSKSDVENETYLFRAACSELSTEVRNNQKLADEEMRQKRTLLQHEVDILTQSLNQELLTLNDNVRGMFNDRKMAVREEQKAGDSVIQQINYKISLHLSSDAKSEIEGLRWILIRRSVIGILFMAVLTLGTLRYGTYVSHAKQAEADRVQKQAEMIKMADGKRDHSSAPDAAEILAAN is encoded by the exons ATGCAACCCGCACGACTGACCTTCCTGTACCCACACTTGTTCCGGACGATACgagtcgccgacggcaccgcAGCCGCAAACGCCTCcagatcatcatcatcgtcaccatgcCGTAGGCGGGCGACCGCCGAGGTGCGGCGACGGGGGTACGCCGCGTTCGCCCCGACGCCGGGGGCGCAACAGTCCGGCTTCGCGCCGCGGCACGGAAAGGGCATCGAGCCCGCGACGACAatgacgaaggcgacgacgacgacgacggtggcaaGTCCCGggcaggcggcggtgggTGCGTCCAAGGGGGATACCGACGACGGGCTGGATCCGCAGGGCGGCCAGagcgcggcgacgaagaagactATGGCAtcttccccgccgccgccatcgctgtcgccatcatcaacgccgtcgcAGACGTCGTCGCAGACGGGGGAAGCggaagaggcggacgaggccaaggcggcgaAGCAGGAGGCGCGGGACCAGGCGAAGAAGAGCGGGCCGCTCGAGGCGATCCTGCACATGGGCCCGCCCGAGGAGGTGGCGAAGCAGCACCCGCCcatgtcgccgacgccgtaCGTGCACCACTTTGACAGCTACTCGCTCGTCAAGGACCTGGAGCGCGGCGGGTACAGCAAGGAGCAGAGCATCACGCTGATGAAGGCGATCCGGGCGATCCTGGCGCAGAACCTGGACGTGGCGCAGGAGAGCCTCGTGAGCAAGAGCGACGTGGAGAAC GAAACGTACCTCTTCCGTGCGGCGTGCTCTGAGCTGAGCACCGAGGTCAGGAACAACCAGAAgctggcggacgaggagatgCGGCAAAAGCGGACGCTGCTGCAGCACGAGGTGGACATCCTGACGCAGAGCCTCAACCAGGAGCTGCTGACGCTCAACGACAACGTCCGTGGCATGTTCAACGACCGCAAGATGGCGGTGcgggaggagcagaaggCGGGCGACAGCGTG ATCCAGCAGATCAACTACAAGATCAGCCTGCACCTCAGCAGCGACGCCAAGTCGGAGATCGAGGGCCTACGGTGGATCCTGATCCGGCGGTCGGTGATCGGGATCCTGTTCATGGCGGTGCTGACGCTGGGGACGCTGCGGTACGGGACGTACGTGAGCCACGcgaagcaggccgaggcggacCGGGTGCAGAAGCAAGCCGAGATGATCAAGATGGCGGACGGGAAGCGCGATCACAGCTCCGCGCCGGACGCGGCGGAGATCTTAGCGGCGAACTAG
- a CDS encoding Putative SKP1/BTB/POZ domain superfamily protein, whose amino-acid sequence MLISLRWDLLLTLGFSRPPRLLPIMETNGWTPASPQETAGSQGLEASVDNLQDVGPEVSPYASPACNVYFQSGQPFRVPRNLLCGELENIRHRGLGEIRLKHIPDEAGHVLVHYLHTNSWQTLRVRDSPDTAKYSTHLGISLHVYAAAQAYKLPQLAELAREKVSLYAEASPPLDVLLLASEACASLGEDDAWFSAFVKRRVQQLFEDPASLNKSGLLGCFDSATTYSKLLVKSMIDICCDYSVSVNPSESQPSPRIGPSVTSKPAAAPWSEAAEHELDLTGELALESTLGNSLGPSSKKDKKKKKKAKRMEDSPVEPEGFVAREGVELTLNGRH is encoded by the exons ATGCTTATAAGCCTGCGCTGGGACCTGCTGTTGACACTGGGATTCTCTCGACCACCAAGGCTTTTGCCAATCATGGAAACCAACGGTTggacgccggcatcgcccCAGGAGACCGCTGGGAGTCAGGGACTCGAAGCCTCCGTCGACAACTTACAGGATGTTGGACCCGAGGTGTC GCCGTACGCGAGCCCGGCGTGCAACGTCTACTTCCAGAGCGGACAGCCGTTCAGGGTTCCTCGCAACCTCCTCTGCGGAGAGCTCGAGAACATCCGCCACCGCGGCCTGGGCGAGATACGACTGAAGCACATacccgacgaggccggccacgTGCTCGTCCACTACCTTCACACCAACTCGTGGCAGACACTCAGGGTCAGAGATTCGCCGGACACAGCCAAGTACTCGACTCACCTCGGGATCAGCTTGCACGTCTACGCGGCTGCGCAGGCCTACAAGCTGCCCCAGTTGGCAGAGCTCGCCAGGGAGAAGGTTTCGCTCTACGCAGAGGCATCGCCCCCGCTCGACGTTCTGCTGCTGGCCTCGGAAGCCTGCGCCTCCCTCGGGGAGGACGACGCGTGGTTTTCGGCCTTTGTCAAGCGCCGCGTCCAGCAGTTGTTCGAGGACCCGGCTTCCCTGAACAAGTCGGGCCTGCTGGGGTGTTTCGACAGCGCGACGACGTACTCGAAGCTGCTCGTCAAGAGCATGATCGACATCTGCTGCGACTACTCGGTCTCCGTCAACCCGAGCGAGTCCCAGCCTTCGCCTCGGATCGGACCGTCGGTCACGTCAAAGCCCGCCGCGGCCCCCTGGTCGGAGGCTGCCGAGCATGAGCTGGACCTGACCGGCGAACTCGCATTGGAGTCGACCCTGGGCAACAGCCTGGGGCCGTCTTcaaagaaggacaagaagaagaagaagaaggccaaaCGGATGGAGGATTCCCCTGTCGAACCTGAAGGATTCGTGGCGAGGGAGGGCGTTGAGCTTACACTGAATGGCCGGCATTGA